Genomic window (Thiosulfatimonas sediminis):
CTGGGCAGCGTGTCGGATTGCATTTGGCGCAAGCGTTTTTAGCGCAGGGTAAGTATCCGGTATTAATTACCTACCGCAAACCCCGCGCAGAAATTAACGACTTGGTTGCCAAAGGGGCGAAAGCCTATCAAGTGGATTTTAACGATGCGACCCAGCTGCAGCAGTTTATTGATCAAGTCCAACAAGACGTCGTTAGTTTGCGAGCCTTGATTCATAACGCTTCCATTTGGGTAACCGATGCGCAGATTGCGGCCGACCCTACGCTCTATGATGCATTGTTTGCGGTGCACGTCAAAGCCCCTTATCAGTTAACGATGGGCTTACAGTCGCTGTTATTCAAGTGTGAGGGTGGAAGCGATGTGATTGGCTTTTCCGATGCCAGCGCACAGCTTAATCGCAGTGATTACATTGCCTATCTTAGTTCCAAAGCGGCTTTACAGAATCAACTGCGTCAATTTGCTGCCAAGCTTGCACCGCACTGTAAAGTGAATGATATTGCCCCAGGGTTGTTGATGTTCCATGCTGAGGACACTGCCGCCATGCGAGCCAAGCGTTTGGCGCGCCAGTTATTGCCGTTTGAGCCAGGGCCAGAAGTGATCTGGCAAAGCGTGCAATTTTTAATGAATAACGCTTATGTTACAGGTGTCAGTCTGCCGGTCGATGGCGGCGTAGGCATTAAATAAGGCGATTAAGGAACCATTTTTATGCAAACTCAAGACCAACAATCCCTGGCCAAGCCGCATTTCCCTAAACCTAGAATTGCGATTTCCGACTGTTTACTGGGTACGGAATGCCGTTATAACGGAGGCCATGCACAATATGATTTTGTGCGTTATAAGTTGGCCGATTATGTTGAATTTAAGCGTTTTTGTCCTGAAGCTGCGGTGATTGGTACACCAAGGGAAACAGTGCGACTGGTCGCTGTTGAAGGCCAAGTGCGTGTTATTGGCCCCAAGTCTGGCCAGGATTATACGGACGGTTTACAAGATTACACGGATAAGAAAATGCATTTTTTTCACAAGCAGAATCTGGATGGGGCGGTGGTTAAATCGCGTTCACCTAGCTGTGGCCTGGAACGC
Coding sequences:
- the folM gene encoding dihydromonapterin reductase, translated to MAQFQQAVLITGAGQRVGLHLAQAFLAQGKYPVLITYRKPRAEINDLVAKGAKAYQVDFNDATQLQQFIDQVQQDVVSLRALIHNASIWVTDAQIAADPTLYDALFAVHVKAPYQLTMGLQSLLFKCEGGSDVIGFSDASAQLNRSDYIAYLSSKAALQNQLRQFAAKLAPHCKVNDIAPGLLMFHAEDTAAMRAKRLARQLLPFEPGPEVIWQSVQFLMNNAYVTGVSLPVDGGVGIK